One Oxobacter pfennigii DNA segment encodes these proteins:
- a CDS encoding sigma factor-like helix-turn-helix DNA-binding protein: MKAARQLLDSGQLTETQRRRFLLHFIQGLSTRQIAVKELVSHVAVHKSIALAKEKLKNFFKQG, encoded by the coding sequence CTGAAAGCCGCCCGGCAGCTTCTGGACAGCGGGCAGCTGACCGAAACACAAAGGCGCAGATTTCTTCTGCATTTCATTCAAGGACTGTCAACACGGCAGATCGCGGTAAAGGAATTGGTCAGCCATGTGGCTGTACATAAATCCATTGCCCTTGCCAAAGAAAAACTTAAAAATTTTTTTAAACAGGGTTAA
- a CDS encoding S-layer homology domain-containing protein, which translates to MNKRLLSMFLALCMIVTMLPVSAMAEEIHTTIGGSGEIISFAPLTETQKAVSLGTSIEDLELPETLTATVRTAVPADENSTQDSGSPETATPTTASEPKWKETTGDIPVTWNSPDYDPNTGGVYAFTPVIEGYTVSAPLPEISVTVGAAMLIDKTQAREKPTLTAQSAETRDFYIVLVGERMSPSSLGFLSNDCGLSPISTADSDDYAPDDDGNAMVKSYLYRAAVGQTITFHWGLGEDGFRGLLYAYYADDEPILDATFGAQWAVLRNSGLIGFATGAKQPIGLQFEVASPPVLLAPDAVTNYDIWVGGVQVASTNASNVLDDGTVTYDSDTNTLTLNNAAITTSHMVSAANYGIYAPFGLNLKLVGANSIALPHSGSYSVYGIASDESDLQISAEEHGSLTVTAGNNFGIYSNNLTINSGAITTVSSVIFVRESVSISGGTVTSTGGTQGIVGKTITVSGGTMTASGSGKALTNSVGSPDFTGMQVTASLNESGTPTVSYDAANLATYKYIKVEPAVTPPVLSEVADLTALQSAIDGAAGDLNLKLSDSYSGTGTITIPNTCSYDITIDLNGKTLNGGSVSAIKHLGSGTLTITDSAGGGMVTSGTMGTIFVSGSGTVNLSGGTVRSIGGTEYVAIWIGSNNTLNITDGTVSATGFRGIAIYSQNGTVNISGGAVSATGNNGKAILGETGASGQLNISGGTVSAAGTGGIAIDHANATIQNGTTTIIQGSSGAIAYAPTLDSGVQGGASTNYDGSGSVAYNTAHWPTYKYLKFGLDVISPVLSAGNVSRTSDTEGTIDFTTDKAGTAYYLVVNSGVSAPTSAEVKEGASLGAVSAGAVTNQSVTLTAGAKDIYVVVEDSAGNISTPLKIEAAAYVAPDTTPPVLSAGNVTRTSDTAATIGFITDEAGTAYYLVVNSGESTPTSAAVKNTGISLGSVSGTVTDKAVTLAAGAKDIYVVVEDLANNISAPLKIEAAALTYTITASPISKHFGSLAVGYTAPAAQTVTIRNTGNSSVTLTPPTSTNYTIGALSTTTLAANGTATFTVAPKTGLSVGNYAETLTVSTDHSTSTTVSFIFTVTAAPTYTITANPTSKDFSSQTIGYSAPAAQTIAITNTGNSSVTLTPPTSTNYTIGALSTTTLAANGTATFTVAPKAGLAVGNYNETLTVSTDHSTNATVDLSFTVTAAPTYTITANPTSKNFGSLAVGYSAPAAQTVTITNTGNTSVTLTQPTSTNYTIGALSTTILAVNGTATFTVTPKTGLAVGNHDETLTVSTDHSTNATVDLNFTVTAAPTYTITANPTSKNFGSLVEGYSAPAAQTVTITNAGNSSVTLTQPTSTNYTIGTLSTTTLAANGTATFTVAPKAGLAVGAHNETLTVSTDHSTNATVELSFEVTAAPTYTITADPVTKDFGSLTIGYIAPVAQTVTITNTGNSSVTLTQPTSTNYTIGTLSTTTLAANGTATFTITPKTGLAVGNYNETLTVSTNHSTNATVELSFAVTTAPTYTITADPVTKDFGSLTIGYSAPTAQTVTITNTGNSSVTLIQPTSTNYTIGTLSTTTLAANGTATFTVAPKAGLAVGNYNETLTVSTNQSTNATVELSFSVTVVPNYIVTFNPNGGTVSETSRSVASGTAVGALPTPTRSGSYSFDGWYTAASGGTQISASTTVSANVIYYAHWTYTGGGGSGSGGGSSSNDNSSPVIVTPPAPDKPNSPTQGEIKVPGTVDGKGNVTVSLTDKTVTDAFNKALAEAKKNGTEQNGITVVLRVDTGNKTGSNVTVNLPKAVQDTIIAKKIVNTIVVVDNPDIRVGMDLATIQEINKQAKSDVNITATRTNSGKLTGEAKKAIGSRPVFDLKVNYGNGKAVSSFGAGSVSVTIPYTLGANEKVGNVQAVYVDSKGKVHWLVNSVYDSVEKVLRFSTDHFSTYGIGYKQANTAFTDIAGHWAKEDIEFVASRGLFSGTSETKFSPNTAMTRGMFVTALGRLANADVSGYAKSSFSDVQDDAYYMGYIEWASKNNIVNGVGNGKFAPDQSITREQMAVIMSNYAKTIGYTLPKVHIENIFTDNAKISTYAKEAVKQMQMAGVISGKNGNLYDPQGTATRAEVSAVLRRFVELAISSDTAQGWSMNDSGKWMYFKDGKPLTGKQDIDGATYTFDQYGVTVDVPKNLRYTTYTVQKGDSFWSISHKLCCPMSELERLNNKSRFSIIYPGDVLRVPEK; encoded by the coding sequence ATGAACAAACGACTATTAAGTATGTTTCTTGCGCTGTGCATGATTGTGACCATGCTGCCGGTATCGGCAATGGCGGAAGAAATACATACAACCATTGGCGGGAGCGGAGAAATTATCAGCTTTGCACCGCTGACAGAAACCCAAAAAGCGGTATCACTCGGAACATCCATTGAAGATTTGGAATTGCCCGAAACGCTGACCGCCACAGTGCGGACAGCCGTGCCTGCCGATGAAAATTCCACACAGGATTCCGGTAGCCCGGAAACGGCAACTCCCACAACGGCCTCCGAGCCTAAATGGAAAGAAACCACCGGGGATATTCCGGTAACATGGAATTCGCCTGACTATGACCCAAACACCGGGGGCGTTTATGCCTTTACGCCGGTGATTGAAGGCTATACCGTCAGCGCCCCGCTACCGGAAATTAGCGTGACAGTTGGCGCGGCAATGCTGATTGACAAGACGCAGGCGCGGGAAAAGCCAACGTTGACGGCACAGTCGGCGGAAACCCGCGACTTCTACATTGTCCTTGTGGGGGAGCGTATGTCCCCGTCCTCCCTTGGGTTTTTGAGCAACGACTGCGGCCTTTCTCCAATCAGCACGGCTGACAGTGACGATTATGCGCCTGATGATGATGGAAACGCAATGGTTAAATCATATCTATACCGAGCCGCTGTCGGCCAAACCATCACTTTTCACTGGGGCTTAGGTGAGGACGGCTTTCGCGGTTTGCTGTACGCATACTATGCGGACGATGAACCCATCCTCGATGCAACATTCGGTGCACAATGGGCTGTTTTGAGGAATTCGGGTCTGATAGGGTTTGCAACTGGCGCTAAACAGCCTATAGGCTTACAATTTGAAGTCGCGTCTCCGCCTGTGCTTTTGGCACCTGACGCTGTCACCAACTACGACATATGGGTGGGCGGCGTGCAAGTGGCCAGCACCAACGCAAGCAATGTACTGGACGACGGAACCGTCACCTATGACAGTGACACAAATACCCTCACACTGAACAATGCAGCAATTACCACTTCGCACATGGTTTCAGCAGCTAACTACGGTATTTATGCCCCGTTCGGTCTTAACCTCAAATTGGTGGGGGCAAACTCTATTGCTCTTCCGCATTCTGGATCTTACAGCGTATATGGAATTGCTTCTGACGAGAGTGACCTCCAAATCAGTGCGGAAGAGCATGGCTCGCTCACTGTAACCGCCGGCAATAACTTTGGAATTTATAGCAACAATCTAACGATCAACAGCGGTGCAATTACCACAGTGAGTTCGGTAATTTTTGTGAGGGAATCCGTATCTATCAGCGGAGGAACCGTGACAAGCACCGGAGGCACTCAAGGAATTGTAGGGAAAACAATAACCGTTAGCGGCGGAACGATGACCGCAAGCGGTAGTGGTAAGGCATTGACCAACTCTGTCGGGTCTCCTGATTTCACAGGTATGCAGGTGACCGCAAGCCTCAATGAGAGCGGAACCCCCACTGTTTCATATGATGCGGCGAATCTCGCAACCTATAAATATATCAAGGTTGAGCCTGCTGTCACCCCGCCTGTGCTTTCGGAGGTTGCCGACCTTACGGCTCTCCAATCAGCCATAGACGGCGCGGCAGGCGATTTGAATTTGAAACTTTCCGACAGTTATAGCGGCACTGGGACAATCACTATTCCCAACACTTGTAGCTACGACATCACCATTGACTTAAACGGCAAAACGCTTAACGGCGGTTCTGTTTCTGCCATCAAACATCTGGGCAGCGGTACGCTCACCATTACCGACAGCGCGGGCGGCGGAATGGTGACCAGTGGGACAATGGGGACGATTTTTGTGTCTGGCAGCGGCACCGTAAACCTTTCCGGTGGCACGGTGCGCTCGATAGGAGGCACTGAATATGTTGCGATTTGGATAGGCAGTAATAATACCTTAAATATTACCGACGGAACAGTGAGTGCGACAGGGTTTCGCGGTATTGCGATTTACAGCCAAAACGGAACCGTAAATATTTCTGGTGGAGCGGTGAGCGCGACAGGAAATAATGGAAAAGCGATTTTGGGTGAAACCGGCGCTTCCGGCCAATTGAACATATCGGGCGGAACGGTGAGCGCGGCAGGGACTGGCGGTATTGCGATTGACCACGCCAACGCAACGATTCAAAATGGAACAACTACTATTATCCAAGGCTCCAGTGGAGCAATAGCATATGCGCCGACGTTGGACAGCGGTGTGCAGGGCGGGGCAAGCACGAATTACGATGGGAGCGGTTCGGTCGCCTACAACACGGCGCATTGGCCAACCTACAAATACTTAAAGTTTGGGCTTGACGTCATATCGCCTGTGCTTTCGGCAGGAAACGTAAGCCGCACGAGCGACACAGAGGGTACAATCGACTTTACCACCGACAAGGCGGGCACAGCGTATTACCTTGTTGTGAACAGCGGCGTGTCCGCTCCCACGAGTGCGGAGGTAAAAGAGGGTGCTTCTCTCGGCGCGGTTTCGGCGGGCGCAGTAACGAACCAATCCGTTACTCTGACGGCGGGGGCAAAAGATATTTATGTGGTCGTGGAGGATTCGGCGGGTAATATCAGCACCCCGTTAAAAATCGAGGCGGCGGCGTATGTCGCGCCCGACACCACACCGCCTGTGCTTTCGGCGGGAAATGTAACCCGCACAAGCGACACAGCGGCTACAATCGGCTTTATCACCGACGAGGCGGGTACTGCGTATTACCTTGTTGTGAACAGCGGCGAGTCCACTCCAACGAGTGCGGCGGTGAAAAACACTGGCATTTCTCTCGGTTCCGTAAGCGGAACAGTGACGGATAAGGCCGTTACGCTGGCGGCGGGGGCGAAAGATATTTATGTGGTTGTGGAGGATTTGGCGAATAATATCAGCGCCCCGTTAAAAATCGAGGCGGCAGCTCTTACCTACACCATCACAGCCAGTCCGATCAGCAAGCATTTTGGTTCGCTGGCAGTGGGCTACACTGCCCCGGCAGCGCAGACTGTTACTATCAGAAATACCGGAAACTCCAGTGTGACGCTTACCCCGCCAACCAGCACCAACTACACCATCGGCGCACTCAGCACCACCACACTGGCAGCAAATGGTACGGCCACCTTTACCGTTGCACCAAAAACAGGTCTTTCAGTGGGCAATTACGCTGAAACCCTGACCGTAAGCACCGACCACAGCACCAGCACTACGGTAAGCTTCATCTTTACTGTGACGGCGGCACCAACCTATACTATCACCGCCAATCCGACCAGCAAGGATTTCAGTTCACAGACAATCGGTTACAGCGCCCCGGCAGCGCAGACCATTGCCATCACAAACACCGGAAACTCCAGTGTGACGCTTACCCCGCCAACCAGCACCAACTATACCATCGGCGCACTCAGCACCACCACACTGGCGGCAAATGGTACGGCCACCTTTACCGTTGCACCGAAAGCCGGACTTGCGGTGGGCAATTACAATGAAACGCTGACCGTAAGCACCGACCACAGCACCAACGCTACGGTAGACCTGAGCTTCACTGTGACAGCGGCTCCTACTTACACCATCACAGCGAATCCGACCAGCAAGAACTTCGGCTCACTGGCAGTAGGTTACAGTGCCCCGGCAGCGCAGACCGTGACCATCACAAATACTGGAAATACCAGCGTGACGCTGACCCAGCCGACCAGTACCAACTACACCATCGGCGCACTCAGCACCACCATACTGGCGGTAAACGGCACGGCCACCTTTACCGTTACGCCGAAAACCGGTCTTGCAGTGGGAAATCACGATGAAACCCTGACCGTAAGTACCGACCACAGCACCAACGCTACGGTAGACCTGAACTTCACTGTGACAGCGGCTCCTACTTACACCATCACAGCGAATCCGACCAGCAAGAACTTCGGCTCACTGGTAGAGGGTTACAGTGCCCCGGCAGCGCAGACCGTCACCATCACAAACGCCGGAAACTCCAGCGTGACGCTGACCCAGCCGACCAGTACCAACTACACCATCGGCACACTCAGTACCACCACACTGGCGGCAAACGGTACGGCTACCTTTACCGTTGCACCGAAAGCCGGTCTTGCGGTGGGAGCGCATAATGAGACACTGACCGTAAGCACCGACCACAGCACCAACGCTACGGTGGAATTGAGTTTTGAAGTGACGGCGGCTCCTACTTATACCATCACCGCTGACCCGGTAACCAAGGATTTCGGATCGCTGACAATCGGCTATATTGCCCCGGTAGCGCAGACCGTCACGATCACAAACACCGGAAACTCCAGCGTGACGCTGACCCAGCCGACCAGCACCAACTATACCATCGGGACACTCAGTACCACCACACTAGCGGCAAACGGTACGGCCACCTTTACCATTACGCCGAAAACCGGTCTTGCAGTGGGGAATTATAATGAAACGCTGACCGTAAGTACCAACCATAGCACCAATGCTACGGTGGAATTGAGTTTTGCAGTGACGACGGCTCCTACTTATACCATCACCGCTGACCCGGTAACCAAGGATTTTGGTTCACTGACAATCGGCTACAGTGCCCCGACAGCGCAGACCGTCACCATCACAAACACCGGAAACTCCAGCGTGACGCTGATCCAGCCGACCAGCACCAACTATACCATCGGCACACTCAGTACCACCACACTGGCGGCAAACGGCACGGCTACCTTTACCGTTGCACCGAAAGCTGGTCTTGCAGTGGGTAATTATAATGAAACGCTGACCGTAAGCACCAACCAAAGCACCAATGCTACGGTAGAACTGAGTTTCTCTGTAACGGTGGTTCCGAACTACATCGTCACCTTCAACCCGAACGGCGGCACGGTCAGTGAAACTTCACGCTCGGTTGCATCTGGTACGGCGGTAGGGGCACTCCCGACACCGACACGCTCCGGCAGTTACAGCTTTGACGGCTGGTATACGGCGGCAAGCGGTGGAACTCAAATCTCCGCAAGCACAACCGTCAGTGCAAATGTGATCTACTATGCCCATTGGACTTACACCGGCGGCGGTGGCTCTGGAAGTGGCGGCGGCAGCTCCTCAAACGACAACAGCAGCCCTGTCATCGTCACCCCACCCGCACCGGATAAGCCGAATTCACCCACTCAGGGAGAAATCAAGGTTCCCGGCACAGTGGACGGCAAGGGCAATGTCACAGTGAGCCTCACTGACAAAACTGTGACTGACGCTTTTAACAAGGCACTGGCTGAGGCCAAGAAAAACGGCACGGAGCAAAATGGCATCACGGTGGTTCTCCGTGTGGATACCGGCAACAAAACCGGCTCCAATGTTACGGTCAATCTACCAAAGGCCGTGCAGGATACCATCATTGCAAAGAAAATCGTCAACACCATTGTGGTGGTAGACAACCCCGACATCAGAGTCGGTATGGATTTGGCGACCATACAGGAAATCAATAAGCAGGCAAAATCTGATGTAAATATCACCGCCACCCGCACGAACAGCGGCAAACTAACAGGCGAGGCGAAAAAGGCAATCGGCAGCCGTCCGGTATTTGACCTCAAGGTGAACTACGGCAACGGCAAGGCGGTCAGCAGCTTCGGCGCAGGCAGCGTATCGGTAACCATCCCCTATACCCTCGGCGCAAATGAAAAGGTAGGGAATGTGCAGGCTGTGTATGTGGACAGCAAGGGTAAGGTGCATTGGCTGGTAAACTCGGTCTATGACAGTGTGGAAAAGGTACTGCGCTTCAGCACCGATCATTTTTCCACCTACGGCATCGGCTATAAACAGGCCAACACCGCATTTACTGACATTGCAGGCCATTGGGCAAAGGAAGATATTGAGTTTGTGGCAAGCCGTGGGCTGTTCAGCGGAACTTCTGAAACCAAGTTCAGCCCGAACACCGCCATGACAAGAGGAATGTTCGTCACGGCGCTGGGGAGGCTTGCAAACGCCGATGTGAGCGGCTACGCAAAGAGCAGCTTCAGCGATGTGCAAGACGACGCCTACTATATGGGCTACATTGAGTGGGCAAGCAAAAATAACATTGTAAACGGGGTTGGCAATGGAAAGTTTGCCCCGGATCAGTCCATCACCCGTGAGCAGATGGCGGTCATTATGAGCAATTATGCCAAGACCATCGGTTATACTCTGCCGAAGGTTCATATCGAAAATATCTTTACAGATAACGCTAAAATCAGTACCTACGCCAAGGAAGCCGTGAAGCAGATGCAAATGGCAGGCGTCATCAGCGGCAAAAACGGCAATCTCTATGATCCGCAGGGTACAGCCACAAGAGCCGAGGTGTCCGCTGTTCTGCGCCGCTTTGTGGAGCTGGCAATTTCCAGCGACACGGCGCAGGGCTGGTCCATGAACGATTCCGGCAAATGGATGTACTTCAAGGATGGCAAGCCCCTCACCGGCAAGCAGGACATTGACGGGGCGACCTATACCTTTGACCAGTACGGCGTGACAGTGGATGTGCCGAAAAATCTGAGGTACACCACCTACACCGTGCAAAAGGGCGATAGCTTTTGGAGCATATCCCACAAGCTGTGCTGCCCCATGAGCGAGCTGGAACGACTGAACAACAAGAGCCGGTTTTCTATCATTTACCCCGGCGATGTACTTCGAGTGCCGGAAAAGTAA
- a CDS encoding DUF4428 domain-containing protein: MEEMMMGLFSKKPPCPICGGKIPLILPSKIEGEYICNDCYNKIDMDADKESNLTMQGFRGYLAFYNQNQILKDRFVVSERIDFGLWDTKIIFDYQNKLFCMSKNPDKTVFEGSQLKSFTIREDSTPLFEGSAAGIRRYTSTVTERAMAMAPQIAQIAANKRMARTLDRLDDGKVNNSAPVQYFDIPEPFQAFHVELHFDHPYWTVLKCDMDGPRFNNTLPDVNNYLRSYQQSIEEIEKLVAALRTVAFPGMAEQSVGPGMMGMGALHTNMAPPTDAIEEIKKYKTLMEDGVISQQEFEAKKKQLLGI, from the coding sequence ATGGAGGAAATGATGATGGGTCTATTTTCTAAAAAACCCCCTTGCCCCATCTGTGGCGGCAAGATTCCACTGATTCTGCCATCGAAAATTGAGGGCGAATATATTTGTAACGACTGTTATAACAAGATTGATATGGATGCCGACAAGGAAAGCAATCTGACAATGCAGGGATTTCGGGGATATCTGGCATTCTACAATCAAAACCAAATACTGAAAGACCGGTTCGTGGTTTCTGAGCGGATTGATTTCGGCCTTTGGGATACCAAAATCATCTTTGATTACCAGAACAAGCTGTTCTGTATGAGCAAAAACCCGGATAAAACCGTGTTTGAAGGCAGCCAGTTGAAATCCTTTACCATCCGGGAGGACAGCACCCCTCTGTTTGAGGGTTCAGCGGCAGGCATACGCCGTTATACCAGCACCGTAACAGAGCGGGCTATGGCGATGGCGCCGCAAATCGCACAGATTGCAGCGAACAAGCGGATGGCACGAACCCTTGATAGGCTGGACGACGGCAAGGTAAATAACTCCGCACCGGTGCAATATTTTGATATTCCTGAACCCTTTCAGGCGTTTCATGTGGAGCTGCATTTCGACCACCCCTACTGGACGGTGCTCAAATGTGATATGGACGGCCCACGGTTTAATAACACCCTCCCGGATGTGAACAACTACCTCCGCTCCTACCAGCAAAGCATAGAAGAAATTGAAAAGCTGGTGGCTGCACTTAGGACGGTGGCCTTCCCCGGCATGGCCGAGCAGTCTGTTGGCCCCGGTATGATGGGAATGGGGGCGTTACATACCAACATGGCTCCGCCTACCGACGCCATCGAAGAAATCAAAAAATATAAGACACTCATGGAAGATGGCGTGATTTCACAGCAGGAGTTTGAGGCAAAGAAAAAGCAGCTCCTTGGGATTTGA
- a CDS encoding DUF2207 family protein, with protein sequence MRKKVSGLILCFALLFSLPLSAFAANQVNTMDIQAVIYEDGSMYVTQVWEGDFNEGTESYIPMNAPDYLTISQLTVSDQNGAYETVPEWNIDWSFEEKAKKCGIHHTDSGYEICFGISNYGQNRYAIEYKLDNVIGAYSDRDGFNFRFVNDGMNTTPTDVKVEIRLADGMPITDEIADIWGFGYDGQVEFSDGAILAYTESSIYSENYVTVLFSLDKGILSPSRQEPGSFEEVKETAFSGSDYNDTSEEVSTFEAIVTMLLSIGLPIGLIIWFFRMKKKRAEKKRQRFTERFGYFRDIPNDGNLSATYALGRLFDVCEDGAILSTGMLRLIQLGCLSPVETQQIGLMGKTKETVSLRLVGSNHSSMNEYDEYLYTVLESAAGPDSTLQAKELEHFASQNDKLLRAYIQKCENAGRTWLNQKICLKRWDMPAKLTDLTPTGKQELGELMGLKRYLTDFSLIAERGVKEMPIWRELLTYAMLFGIADQVAEQMKELYPQISVELTDYSGSMAAAYSYHYLLYSNMKQAEQRREQEKRSGGSGGFASLGGGGGSIGGGSGGGTR encoded by the coding sequence ATGCGCAAAAAAGTAAGCGGACTGATTCTATGCTTTGCCTTATTATTTTCCCTTCCTTTATCGGCTTTTGCGGCAAATCAGGTCAATACCATGGATATTCAGGCTGTCATTTACGAGGACGGTTCCATGTACGTTACACAGGTATGGGAGGGAGATTTTAACGAGGGCACAGAAAGCTATATTCCCATGAACGCGCCTGATTATCTGACCATCAGCCAGCTTACGGTCTCCGACCAAAACGGTGCTTATGAAACCGTACCGGAGTGGAATATTGATTGGAGCTTTGAAGAAAAGGCGAAAAAATGCGGCATCCATCATACCGACAGCGGATATGAAATCTGCTTCGGCATCAGTAATTACGGACAAAACCGTTATGCCATTGAATATAAGCTGGATAACGTGATAGGTGCTTATAGCGACAGGGACGGGTTCAATTTCCGATTTGTAAATGATGGAATGAACACCACCCCCACCGATGTGAAGGTGGAAATCCGGCTGGCGGACGGTATGCCCATCACTGATGAAATTGCCGACATATGGGGGTTTGGCTATGACGGACAGGTGGAATTTTCAGACGGCGCCATTCTCGCCTACACGGAAAGTTCGATCTATTCCGAAAACTATGTGACGGTACTGTTTTCACTGGATAAGGGAATCCTGTCCCCCTCACGGCAGGAACCGGGCAGCTTTGAGGAAGTAAAAGAAACTGCCTTTTCAGGCAGTGATTACAATGATACCAGTGAAGAAGTATCCACATTTGAAGCGATTGTCACGATGCTTTTGTCCATCGGACTTCCCATTGGGCTGATAATTTGGTTTTTCAGAATGAAAAAGAAACGTGCGGAGAAAAAAAGGCAACGATTTACAGAGCGGTTCGGGTATTTCAGGGACATTCCCAACGACGGCAATCTGAGTGCCACCTATGCGCTGGGACGGCTGTTTGATGTGTGTGAGGACGGTGCGATTCTTTCCACAGGAATGCTGCGGCTGATTCAGCTTGGTTGCCTGTCCCCCGTGGAAACGCAGCAGATCGGTTTGATGGGCAAAACCAAAGAAACAGTGAGCCTGCGGCTGGTGGGCAGCAATCATAGCAGTATGAACGAATATGACGAGTACCTTTATACGGTGCTCGAAAGCGCGGCCGGTCCGGATTCCACTTTGCAGGCAAAGGAACTGGAACACTTTGCAAGTCAAAACGACAAACTGCTGCGCGCCTACATACAGAAATGCGAAAACGCAGGCAGAACTTGGCTGAATCAAAAAATCTGCCTGAAACGGTGGGATATGCCCGCAAAGCTGACGGATCTGACGCCAACTGGTAAACAGGAGCTGGGCGAGCTGATGGGGCTGAAACGGTATCTGACGGATTTTTCACTCATTGCCGAGCGCGGCGTCAAGGAAATGCCGATTTGGAGGGAACTGCTGACCTATGCCATGCTGTTTGGTATCGCCGATCAGGTGGCGGAGCAGATGAAAGAGCTGTACCCCCAAATTTCTGTCGAGCTGACCGATTACAGCGGGAGCATGGCGGCCGCCTATTCCTACCACTACTTGCTTTACAGCAATATGAAGCAAGCCGAACAGCGGCGTGAGCAGGAAAAACGCAGCGGCGGAAGCGGCGGATTTGCTTCCCTTGGCGGGGGCGGCGGCTCTATTGGCGGTGGATCAGGCGGCGGAACAAGATAA
- a CDS encoding LemA family protein: protein MLPTFITIAVIIAAVVLWIISTQRRLVVLDENISNAMSQIGVQLSSRFDALTALLDLTKGYAKHESETLIETIKSRRSVITAKSTPDDVMRQEGVISEALGRIAMVTEQYPDLKANQNYIKTMDAVQTFENMVRTSRLIYNDSVTKLNREIRMFPVSAIAGMLGFGQREYLVEQADKADMPSMK, encoded by the coding sequence ATGCTGCCAACTTTCATCACAATCGCCGTAATTATTGCGGCCGTTGTTCTATGGATCATCTCCACCCAGCGCAGACTGGTGGTGCTGGATGAGAATATCAGCAATGCCATGAGCCAGATCGGGGTGCAGCTTTCCAGCCGCTTTGATGCGCTGACGGCCCTTTTGGATTTGACCAAGGGCTATGCCAAGCACGAAAGCGAAACGCTGATTGAAACTATCAAATCAAGAAGAAGCGTCATCACAGCGAAATCCACGCCGGATGATGTGATGCGTCAGGAAGGGGTTATTTCAGAAGCCCTTGGCAGGATTGCCATGGTAACGGAGCAGTATCCTGACCTGAAAGCCAATCAAAATTACATCAAAACCATGGACGCGGTGCAGACCTTTGAAAACATGGTGCGCACCAGCCGCCTGATTTACAACGACAGCGTGACCAAATTAAACCGTGAAATCCGAATGTTCCCGGTCTCTGCCATTGCCGGGATGCTGGGCTTTGGGCAAAGAGAATATCTTGTGGAGCAGGCTGACAAGGCGGATATGCCCAGCATGAAATGA